In Raphanus sativus cultivar WK10039 chromosome 5, ASM80110v3, whole genome shotgun sequence, the following proteins share a genomic window:
- the LOC108859326 gene encoding GRF1-interacting factor 2 produces the protein MQQQQQSPQMFPMGPSMPPTNITTEQIQKYLEENKKLIMAIMENQNLGKLAECAQYQALLQKNLMYLAAIADAQPPPSTAGATPPPAMASQMAAPPHHPAMQPPSYFMQQHPQASGMAQQAPPGGIFPPRGPLQFGSPHQLQDPQQQQHMHQQAMHGHMGMRPMGINNNNNNGMQHQMQQPPETSLGGTAANVGLRGGKQDGADGQGKDDGK, from the exons atgcagcagcagcagcagtcTCCACAAATGTTTCCGATGGGTCCTTCGATGCCGCCAACTAACATCACCACCGAACAGATCCAAaag tACCTTGAGGAGAACAAGAAGCTGATAATGGCAATCATGGAAAATCAGAATCTTGGAAAACTTGCAGAGTGTGCACa gtACCAAGCTCTCCTCCAGAAGAATTTAATGTACCTCGCTGCTATTGCTGATGCCCAACCTCCTCCATCTACAGCTGGAGCTACACCACCACCAGCTATGGCTTCCCAG ATGGCGGCACCACCGCATCATCCTGCCATGCAACCGCCGAGCTACTTTATGCAACAACACCCACAAGCTTCAGGGATGGCTCAACAAGCACCACCAGGTGGTATCTTCCCTCCAAGAGGTCCTTTGCAGTTTGGTAGCCCACACCAGCTTCAGGATCCGCAACAGCAGCAGCATATGCATCAACAAGCTATGCATGGACACATGGGGATGAGACCAATGggtatcaacaacaacaacaacaacgggATGCAGCATCAGATGCAACAACCGCCAGAAACCTCTCTCGGAGGAACCGCTGCCAACG TGGGGCTTAGAGGGGGAAAGCAAGATGGAGCAGATGGACAAGGAAAAGATGATGGCAAATGA